Genomic window (Rhododendron vialii isolate Sample 1 chromosome 4a, ASM3025357v1):
ATGTTACTAGAAACCGCTAATACCCGTTCGGGAACATGGTACAATTTCATTCCAAGACGCTGAATTTAGAAATCCCCAAGTAACCCATAATTTTTCCCACCTTTTTTCATGAAAAACTAGAGAGAGCATAGTTTCATAAGACAAtatgtaaacaaaaaaaaaaaatctaataataCTCCTACTAAGACAAtatgtaaacaaaaaaattctaataatACTCCTACTAAGGTGTTTTACAAGGATAAGAACAtaaataatttgttttgttaatcCGATTTGTCGTTTCAAAATACACTAGTATTACCATGTACAGAACCCTACCCTATTGGCTCAAATTTATGGCATATGGCATACCGAATTCCCATTCCCGTTACTCGTACCCGAACAATCCGCATTCTAGGTAACATATGCAAATGTAGACACACATTTtgaattcagagagagagaggagattatTTTCTTAGCATGCTCATTACACTCTTGTGCTATCAAGTAAACGAGCATACCACTGAATCTAACTTAAACCGTACACGAACTGTGCATGTTATCCCCAACTCCTTCAGATTTTAGAAATCTTTAGCTAGTGCATTTCAGATTTTAGAAACTCTTTAGCTAGTGCATACCACTGTAATATTTCTTGGAAACCTAGCCGAACGGGGCGTAAATCAagatgtaaggagagagaaagagagaccttTGGTAGAGCCAGTGATGAGTACGTTGTAAGGAGGAACCATAGGCTCTCTGCTCACCAACGACGACGACGGCGGCGACGAAGAAGAAGCAGCTTCAGAATTTGATGAAGCCGAAATGGCGGTAAGACGGAAGCGGCTGTTCAGGTGTAACGGTTTCCGGCTAGATGCATGTGATTGCCGACAGATACAAGTCGAGATTAAGTAGTCGTCGTTGCTTCTGGCGCTGCAAAGAGGAGAGAGTgacggaggagagagagaagatgcaACGCTGGGTAGTATCGCCATATGCAGCAGGTAATGGATGGATAAAGCGaagttttttttagtttttcaatatCCACGACAATGGTTCACGGCCCCCCGCCAAGCGGGATGCCAAGCAGCATCAGTAAGTTTGTTTCGGCATGGGCGGTTCGGACTGAATTTGGACGCAGATAGATTTGAACCATCTATTTTTCTGTCAAGATCCAAGTCGTCGGTTTCCAAAATGAATGGCCGGATTGGGTCCTTGGCACCACTGTCAAGCACCCCTGTTTGACAGCATCTCTCAATCCGTAATAACAGCTACACCCTCTATTTGTTGATTTATTTTCAACATTCGGGTCATATTTTAAATTGTCTttatattgtaatttataattgatttcatgattttaaattttatgtaatagaactaattaatatctatcaaataagatttatattgcacatttttagagattcgttttaaaaaaatatgtatagtTTTGAAGGGTTGTGAAATAGTGGAAGTGGACAAACAGTTTTTAgataaagaaattaatttttacataattaatttttatatatttttaccaaattaaaaaattatttgacatCTTTAATATGATTTAAacaaacttgaaaaataagtcTTTTTGTAATAAATCATATTTATAGGACGGagagttttatttgttttattacTGTGTAAAtattttgtcaagaaaaagaaaaataatgttGCTATTTTTTTGCCGTTCTTTTTCATTGGCTCTTTGTGTATCTCATTTTCAACCAACTTATATCAACTACTAGACATTATTCTCCATTCTCCTTTACAATTCATTATTCTTCATTCAAAACTACCATTTACCATTCTCCATTCATCAGTGCCAATTTATACTTCTCTTAAAAGTCTAAAATTCATCTGTATCAATCTATCTATGTATGCTTCTTTTAAAAGTATGAACTATTTGTCGATTTTTCATATACCCAAATGACCCTTGGATTATTTCCTACACCCAATCACTTCAAAAGCTTGAAGGAAATGCCGCCTCCTTTCCTATTGCAACAGAACGGCACAACGAAAACAAAACTCATTGCAACGGCAACCTCATGGTAGCAAAACACggttggactctctctctctctctctccaaggtAATACAATTTCATTTCTAATCAAAGAAATTGTCAACTGCACTACTCCTAAGTACAAGAAATAAAGGACTAGAAAGGAAAAGTACAATGAAAGTAAAGATTGGTAAAAAGTGAAAGCCTTTGGATCGGACCTTTCTCTGGCTCTTAAGTCTGCTTTGAATTCGAACGTGAAACTTTTCCgtcttcaaatttgaaacttCATTTCCAGATAAGGTAGTTACCGTCCAGATGTCTTCTTATCCGACATTCTCAACTTAACCACCTTTGTCTCGATCCCGACTTCATTTGTCCTTTCTTCAACCTTTGCCACATGCCTTGAATTGACCGTCATATTCTCGACATGATGTATTTCGGTAGAAAACTGCCTAGTGTCCTTAACTCGGCACAACTCTCTCGACTGTTAAGAATTTTGCTAAAACAAGGTGTAAACACACATGTGCTCCGGTGTCACTGGATAATTGTTTTTCCTATCTAGTTCTTTATTTTGGTTGCAGTTTCACGTAGAAATCATGTACTCAATCTCATGAATTTCCTCGGAAAAGAACGGCAAAAGAACCTGGGAAAAGGGGGCAGCAGTTCCCAGATGTTTTAGTACAAGCAATTTCACGACAAAAGGGTGACtgaagaaataaaaggaaacaaGGCAATCAAACGTATATTTGCTTCCTTCCTGCAGTCAGTAAAAtctataaatcaaaattttagaCTGGATCTACCTATTCCGAGAGTTAGAAATTTAGGCATCACAGAGTGGTTGATATACACAACCTAGCATCTGACCatttgagaaaaataaattctcAATACACGTGTATGAACACATTACTCTACTCCGGTGTGAGAACCTATGCCTAACATGACGAACGAATCCCCTCATGACATGAAACAAGACAAATGGGTTGAACAGGTTCCGAATGAATAATGCCTAGAAGAATCACCAAGTAGGAGTACAACAGTTGCAAAAGGTGATCGCGTAATATGTGAATCTCAAGCATAAAAGCAAGTGATGGTAAACAACACTCTATTTGGAAGCACAGAGTGATCTCAAAAGCTACTGCTGCAGCATATGCCGGCACTTTCTGTTGCTCTTTCACGCCACTGAAAAACCTACTCCGCCAAATATCCATCTTACTCTTCTTTTTGGCGGGTTTGTGATGAATCCTCAACTTCATTTGGTTTCTGGCTTAGACTGGCCTTGGCACCAGCGAGAAATGCAGGATCCGGCTCATGTTTATCTGAAGGTTCCTTCATTGCCATACATATGTAGCATGCTATGACAATATTGACTGATATGATGGCAAGAAATCCGCTCAACAGCGTCATGGAATAGGAGGACAAATGGGTTGAACCTGTTCCATAATAATCACTTAAATGCAACAACAATGCCAACAGGTTCAAaccaaaaaatcagttccacaGCTTTGGTATCAGAATTATACATGGACTGCAATCAAGTTCCGTACAGATTCAATGAAGCAAGAGCAATAGGCCTTTTCTAGAAAAATTACCAGAAAACGGAAAtgatttttccttcttcttcttcttctttctcatttttcttttatgatGAGTAGGGGAGAAGTAAATGAAATTACATACAAACTGTGGTGCGAATGAAGTGAGAGAATACATCTGATAGCCATTGTCCTTTAGGAGCACACTAATGAAGTTCAGCCAAACTCAAGTATCCATCTCAGTTCTTGCATGTAAACTTTTTGCAGATATTACATAATATCTGAATCCTTCCAAACATTATCACGGTGGCCTTCTTTCTCCATAATAGTATTGGAATCAATTTCTAAAACAGTCTATATTGCAGGAATCAATTTGCTCAATTTAAAACGACGACGACTAAATGCATCTCAAATCAAACTACAACGAAGCCCATGAGCGGCAATGTGGAGCATTTTTGTACCAATTAACTACCAAACATGACATTACCTTTTTGCTTTGTTTAGGAGTTTGCTAAGATGGTTCTTGGGCCTATACATGATTGTTCCATTTCACACATTCAGCAAACTAAAATGATGCTCAAACTAATACAACAAAATACCCTTGAAGATAATGGCCAAACCGTTCTAAATTCCcacaagttttgagaaaaaacttGGCTGCTCAGCCTGTTCAAGCTCAATGAAAAATGGAACTTTTAAAGAAAAGTACGCTATGGGGAAAATAATAGTTTGATGACTAAAGAACAACACAGGAGACCCTAAAATGAAACCTTTCAAGTTATTCTGCAGTTTTATTGGGAAGGCACCAGTGAGATATAACTTTGAGATCAACAGAAGAAAGGTTGAAGGAATAAGAAAAACCAGGAGAGAGTGACCAGCTCGATCCCTAGGTTCACTCGCTTCAATGGAGAAAGGTTGAAGGAATAatacccataaaaaataaaataaaataattggtGCGGCAGAGGGGGAGAGCCTCTTGCATGCGGTTAGCCATCAAGTACAAGTCAGTCCATAGTAGAAACTAGAAAATAAGAGAGGTGCCGGACTGGGATAATGTAATCCTTCCCTAGATCAATTTCTAGATTGGTTCGAATTGTTTATCTCACATAgaggtgtatagggcctttttgtattcaggcggcattcccttaatgccttatTTCTAGTATAACTATTTACtcatcaaagagagagagagagagagagagagagagagaggtgccaGACTGGAAAACTTTCATGGAGCAAACATCTGTAGTTAAGAAGCAATACTGACACGGCAAAACACGGTTTGAGATGAACAGAATTCACAACGAGGCAGGTATAATGAGGCGACCCATGAGACAACTAGAGGCGGCAGCAGCAAAGATAAGATGTTGGAACAAAAAACTTAGTCGACCATAAATGAGTAATGATGGCTACAGAAGGTGGGAGTAATGAGGTCAACGGGCTAAGCttttagataatttttttaattatattatatatcgtcataacaaattaaaattttaaactagatttataaTTGAACACCATTTTTTAGGTTTTCCACTATCCAATTCTTAGCAAAAAGGCAAAATATATGGTGTATATAGCTTAAAGTGGTGtgaatatatacacacacacatatacacacacacccaatatatatatatccccaaaatctccaaatttttcCGCCAAAAAatgttgtacttttttttaaaaaattaatagtaGCTCATTACCTGACCAACCGGTTGTTGTAAGTATTACATGTTTGTGTGTTAAGTTTTGTCTTATACgatggtaagtgttgccttagttAATGGTAAGTATTGCTTGTTTCTGTGGTAaataatcttcttcttttttgtcaaaagttcacaaaaccatcttgtttttaataaaaccaccctacttttgtttttatttaagtAATTtacttttaaatattattgaaaAACTATATTATAGATATATTTACTTTTAAATAAccatttattatatatatacacaaattatcaagtgagggatccctcactttgttaaaatgcgggactttcagcaaaaaaaaatgaccggaaagggcttcatccgagcagtttgtatatatatatatatattttaatagtacctaccacattaaattttatttggatctacttttattacttttatgataaattaaataaaagcatttatattaataaaattacttttaaaaaaggatcaaataaatgagatattaatttcaattttctgGTTACTCCTACATTGGCCAAATGATCAATGTTAACCACAAAGACTGTTACTCATTTATTTgccaagtgatcaatgttaaccatttttaaaatttgctaattgtgtaatttgaaggATTGAAATAAATAAGTCCGTGGTTAATcaattaaacaaattagtcAGCATACTTTAGCCAATTGTATTAATCTTCACTAATCATTATCAAACAACATCATTGTTAATTACCACATCTGCCAAATATGATTTTAATCGATTCAAATCATTTGATCAATTGGTTTAACATATAACTAGATcaatcaattacaaatgaatcaatCCTCGTTGATTGATCGCTACCAAGTATATTAGTATCAATACTATTagttgttaaatttgcaaaTTATATCATATTGATTACTATAAACTATATTAATTAAATTGAATAgcctaatttcattaaaaactaccataaattcaattgagAATCCTACAAAACTATTCAATAGCTATtaagcaaaaatatatttattgttcaattttgttGTAACAATCAACTTATAGcgttattttataatatatattaactaaatttgtaagctatcaaaatattaaatgaatatcttatttttttcataatatttaaaagtaagttacttaaatatatctataataaattgttatttaaaaataaataaatacatttaCAATGTTATTTGGATATTATGGAaaatatttgtcaaattttatatttttagataattcttctaattatattttcataacaaattaaaattttaaactataTTTATAAACGAACaccattttttaggtttttcacTACCCAATTCTTAGCAAAAAAGCAAAATATATAGTGTATATAACTTAAAGTGGTGTGAATATATAAATtcccaaaatttccaaatttttcGGCCAGAAAATAGGatattctcttctctcttttttttttaaaccttaaTGGGTAACTTGTTACCTGACTAATTGGTTGTAGTAAGTGTTGCCTTTTTATGTGGTAATTAAGTTTTATCTTATACGATGGTAAATGTTGCCTTAGTCAATGATAAGTGTTGTCTGTTTCTGTGATAAGTAATCtttcgtcttcttcttttttttgtgtcaaaaCCACCTCGTTTTGACAAAACCACCctacttttagtttttgtttttgatccaagggttgtgatttatctattttcaatctaAGGGCTGCAATTCATTGTGAGTATggtgctcccataccacttgggagcaccACAGAAGTTTTGTCCATCTCTGCaatggacagctcggattttCATCCAAATAATGGACAGAATAGGATTTGTAGAAGCTCAGATTATATCCAACTATTCATTGTCAGGATCGACGACCCGTGTGTGTCATACAGGGTGCCTTGTAGGGCCTCACACCACAGAATTTCTCAATCCAATCAATTCGGAACCTCAAATGTATTGTATTGCATTGGCACCTATAGGAGTACTGTGTTGACTCATTTTTACTAGTTTAGCTGGCCATCCATAAATAATTTCATTTCCCTTTCTTCGGAAAATTCAAATCAATGCATAGCgtataaaaagagagagaggctaTTGCGAAGAACAAATAGTTGATACAGCTTCAGCTATATCAACATTTTAATTCATTGTGGACTACCCCTAAAAAGGGCAAAACTTAATACAGAAGACATTGAGAAATCaacattttaattaattcattCTGGACTACCCCtaaaattgacaaaattaaTTCAGAAGACATtgtaaattttccattttatcgtCAAAAGTTATAATCAACCCCTATCTATATGATTCAAACAATGCGACGGTAAAATAGACATTCggaacaaaattaatatttcaTATCTACTACTCCGTCTAAGCCCATATTGCCAAGAGGGACATGCACCCCATTCCTAGAAGAAGTGTCACATCGCAAACAAAAAGTAGTTTCAGATTGTTCAGCACTCGAGCGCTTTTGAAGTCTACTTCAATAAGGTCAACTAGAGCCATGTATAACAGTATTCCGGCAGAAGCGGCGTTGAATAGGCCTTCGACAATGAGAGCTGTTGGGCTGTTTTCGTTATACGAGTTTGAGATAGCAAAGCCGATGGCTATCCCTACTGGCGTGGTTAGGGAGAAGAAAATGGACATTATCGTGACGCTTGTTGCCTTCAATTTGGCCTACAAAATAGTTAATAAAATATGTTAGttagaagaaaaggaaaaaagtaccAACATCAAAAATCTTAtgatgattggagagaaatttaTTTACGGCTCAGCCATGAATAAGTTTTTTACGGCAGTAACCAatcgcgaccgtccaaaagtattctagacgatccggattttaatgaatttttttcggaaaaaagtttaactcttttccaaattttttttattaacttcggaatcgtccaaaatacttttagataGTTGCGATTGACTCCGTAAACTATTATTTACTGCTCTGCCGCTATTAACTTTGGGATCGTTCCAGAATACTTTTAGATGGTCCAGAATActtttaggaaaatgattttaccacactattttttgataatgccacaccctgcaagtgtatttttgcatcaaaaaatacacttgcagggtgtaGCATCTTAAAAAAAAGGGTATGGCAAAATCACCACCTTACTTTTAAGAAGATTTTCTTAAGGCtctgttccagaacaccttcttaaaaaataagtacttatttcacattttcaaactcaaaaataatataaataaaaaattatttttcaattttttttcaccgtataaaaaatctcaatgagatctatcaaacaagatccatattgataggagaattatttacgtaaacacataattttttagcttgaaattaccttcttaaaaaataactacttatttccgtttccggaacggggcctaattgaTCCTGTACATGGTCTGTAAGTTTGATGTGATGTGTTCTTCTATACAAGAGACAAGGTTGATGTACGAATTTGACATTTATCACCCCATATGGTCGTGGCTTCTGTTGTGTTGAAACCCATATCAGAAGcaataaggccccgttccaactaaccttcttttttgaaaacttttttttcttcaatttttaaactcaaatataatgaaaatgaaaaataattttttgattttttttgcaccgtataaaagatctcaataaaatctatcaaacaagatccatattggtaggaaaattatttgcataaacatataatttttgggcttgaaattaccttcctttttccaaaatcttctttttttagagttgGAACACCATGTCCACATAAATaatttatgcacagattttgttttgAAACTCATCATGGATCTCACACAGACGATTTGActtgttcattaaatgtaaaacactgtTTCAAGGGTCGATGCGAAaaaagctcaatccgatatatatatatatatatatatatatatataggtgttcAATCTAataatctaacttttcattattcgaaaatctaaatgaaaatttagatgattgaatcaagcatctatagatattagattgagctgatttattgctgagacccttgaaaaaatgttttgcatttaatgaacgattcgaaTCATTTATGTAAGACCCGTGATGGATCCCTCGATAAAATCTATGCATAATCTATGCACAAATGTCTGTGTGGTTAGCAGGGTTCTATGAGAAGTCAAATGCCTTTTACGTATTGCGAGAATTCCAACCACATTTTGCTTTTTTCCCATCAATGACACAGCAGGACTATCTTTGTTTCTCGCCCAAACAAAATAACTTTTACAAATTTGGCCTTGACTTTTGAAAGGCTTAatgcaaaaattaaaatgaggcctttttgttgaattattATATAAGGTAAAAAATTAGAAGGGCCCcttgaaactaaaaaaatttagagaccTAAAACGATCGCAACACAAATTTTAGCTCAGGATCAGCTCTATTTCCTTAGTAAATAGGTGGGCAACGGAAGGGAAGGTGATCAAAACCAGGATCAAAACTCGGGAAGGGGACAATGGCCAAAGCTACTACTGCTCCAGCCACCAAGGTGCGAGCATGGCAAGGGCCCCTCTCACACGGTCTAATTCATACACTTGACAACGCAAACGGGTTCAAACATGTGACCACATGGAGCTGGAATTTTCACCCCAAGTGTGTATCTTTGCCAACTCCACAACCACGAATTAGGTGGTCAAAATGGATTAGGTACATATTGAATTCAATATGAGAATATACTACTGCTATTCTAGTTTCATACATTACAACTAATGTTTTAACATTGGAATTTGACCAAGTTTATTAGTACCTGAGAAATGCAGCCTCCAAGACCCATGCCCTCAAACAACTGATGGAAACTCAATGCTGCTACAAGGGGCTTAATTGTCTTTGGATTTTCAGAAGCGCCCAAAGATATGCCAATTATTACCGAGTGAACCACAATACCTATCTCCAATACCTAGGCATCAACAATAGTAAAAAACATAGaattaacaaacaaaatcaaaccaaattcaTATACAGGAAAAATTACCAGTTTAAACCCTGCTTCACTATGACCATTAGATTGAAAATTTGTCAGAAACAAgggctagtttttttttttggtcaaacaatAGGATAAGCTTCTATTAATGATAGCAACAAAAAATATCAGAACGGACATCCATCCCCACAGAGGGAAGATAGATCatagaatccaaaaaaaaagactaaactCCCAAATCTTACAACCAACATTTCTCTTCACAAAATCCACCTCGACCTCATCAAACCCTTCAATGAAACGGAGGAATAGAGAGACTAGTCTAAGAAATAGTGGAAGAGATACCTAAGGAGAAACAGCAGCGAACACCGACTATATGCAAAGTTGAAGGACATGAAAGTTGTTaaacaaatactcctactaCTAACTAATTGAGCATATATAAtaggagagaaacttattcacagagCCACCTGTTCACGGAGTCGGGCGCCGAAACACGGTTCAGATTGTAATGAACATTGATGACGTACCTGTGATATAACCTGATGCCGAAGAAGTTGAGCCTCATCCCCAAAAGCAGCGCCATGCGCATGTCCGTTCGTAGCACGCGTGTGAACGTGCACGTGACCCTCATGGTCCCCAACCTTTTCTCCATCGCTCGCCGCCGGTACTTTCGCCTCCTTACCGAAATGCATTCTCTTAAACAGGACGCTCGCAACCTGATCCACCAGCATCGTCGCGGTGGCCGCGACCATGACGCAGAAACCCGCGAACGGGAACGCCCCCCACGGGCTCTCGCTCAGGCACGGGCTCGTCAGGAGCTCGAACGAGTCCGGCAACACGTGCACGCATCCCGTGGCGAAGATCACGCCCGCCGCGAACGCCTTGACCACGAAGAAGAAGTCGTTCTCCGGCGAGAGGGCGGGGAAGATTTTTCCCAGGGTGGGGAGAGAGACCCCGACGGCGCCCGCCAAAAGGATGGAGGCTATTGCGATTAGTTTGTACTTGAGGGCCTGGACTCTGTCGTTGCCCGCCTCCTCGGTTCCGGCATCGCGCGCGCACTCGGCAGCGTGTATTGTGATCGGGAGGACAAGGACGAGGAGGAAGAAAAAAACCTTGTTCATGGCCTAGCCTAGAAGCGAGATCATGCAAGAGAGACAGAGGAGTTTTTGTGGGTTTAACGGTGGTTGTGAAAGGTTATATATACGAGAGAGGAGATATATCATGTATGCTGGGTCCGGATTGCCGACGGGTACCGTCACCCGAAAACTTCTCCATATTAGAAAAGGAATTAGGAGGAGATTACACGAATGGCGACATAGAACCTGATGCAatgttggtggtggtgttaAAGGGAGTACCAAATATGCGGTGAGTTTGATGAAATGGCGACATTTTGGGGGTTAATATAGTGGTGGGTATAGAAACCTTTGACGAAAAAGGGCAATCATAGTGTGATGGAATGACGACATTGTATTGTAAAAGCGTAGGAAAATTAAGGGTGAATGCACTTCAATGCTAGCTTTAGCTTTTGACTTGGATGGGTTTgttaattaaggaaaaaaaaaattacttaaaagAAGAAATGTGACAGTGATTACTAGTATGACCTTTatgtggaaattttttttaatgtcggGTGGGTATCACATGGTGTCAGCTTGGCGCATTCGGACCGTTCATTTAAGTTTTGGGATGGCTCGAATTTGGAgatagagaaagaggagagagagtggtggggtaagaggagagagaggatttcaatctggaccgttcaacacacttttggacggcccaaaTGGACTGTTCAGGCACCACGTAGACACGGTAAGGTGATTCCCACCCgttacccaaaaat
Coding sequences:
- the LOC131324842 gene encoding zinc transporter 4-like codes for the protein MNKVFFFLLVLVLPITIHAAECARDAGTEEAGNDRVQALKYKLIAIASILLAGAVGVSLPTLGKIFPALSPENDFFFVVKAFAAGVIFATGCVHVLPDSFELLTSPCLSESPWGAFPFAGFCVMVAATATMLVDQVASVLFKRMHFGKEAKVPAASDGEKVGDHEGHVHVHTRATNGHAHGAAFGDEAQLLRHQVISQVLEIGIVVHSVIIGISLGASENPKTIKPLVAALSFHQLFEGMGLGGCISQAKLKATSVTIMSIFFSLTTPVGIAIGFAISNSYNENSPTALIVEGLFNAASAGILLYMALVDLIEVDFKSARVLNNLKLLFVCDVTLLLGMGCMSLLAIWA